Genomic segment of Fibrobacter sp.:
CAAACCGTCAATCATACGTTCGGAATACCAGTAAAGCGTAAGAGCCACATCCGTACGTTTTTCGTTGACAAAAGGTTCCGTTAGGGCGGCCAGCGAAGGAACCGGTCCATCAGGCCTAGGCTTACTGCTGCGTGAACCATCTATTTTTTGAGCAATTCCTTCGTTAATCCACAGAGGAACCTTGGAACGGGTCATGGCACGAACAAAAGCATGGGTCAATTCGTGGAACAACATCGGCCTATAAACTTCCCGATAACGCATCGCACCTACAGGAACACGAAGCTTTCCATCAAAGACTGCACCAACCCAATCTGGACGAGGTCCTATACCTTGGTATTCTGCCGACTGGTACAAAACAAGGCTCATCTTGTTTTCGGGATAAAACTGGAACAAACGGCACAGAGAATCGTACGCCACTTCCAGCACACTAAGGGCTTCCAGGATATCAGCGCGGGCAGGACGTCCCTCAAACTCCAAACGGAAATGAGCCGAACGTTCCAGCTGCAAGGTTTCCATTTCCTGAATTAGGGACTTGGATTTTTGTTCAAGGTATTCCAAATCCTTATTGGAATAGCCCAATCCATTTATATAGGCAACGCAATCCTCGTAACGTTCCTGTTCAAAAATAATCCCAGCCAAGTGAAGCTGAAGGTTCTTATCGTCCGGCGATTCTTGCAACAGGAGCCGGACGTTTTTTTCGGCGCAATTCCATTCACCAGCCTCGAGACATTCATTGGTTTCTGTAATCAAGGCCTCGTGTTTTTCAAAGGCTTCCTTTTCAGCCAGTTTCTGTTTGAAAACACTGAAGCCAACTGCAAAGGCTACAGCGAATCCTGCAACACGAAGAACCGAGGATGCGGTCATGATTAAACCTTGCCACCGCCGGCTTTCTTGTACCGTTCGCGAATGAGCTGCAGGTCATGCTGGTATGGATTTCTCTTGAAGTCCTCGAATGCCCAGGCCGTAGGGTGAAATTCGCCCTTAGCGTAAGTCAAAAGCATATCAAGCCAAACGCCCTTCCCGCCGTAAAGTTTAAAGGGGCCACGCTTGTAGCTAGGCAGTACCACCTTATCTAGGTCCATATAACCGATATCGATATTCACATGGCGATGATCGGGGTTATCGCTTGTGGCCGTGGTTAGTTCCAGCGCATTGCTCCTTTCCTTTTCATCCACGATTGTCTCTGGGGAAATCGTCTTTACAAAGGATAGCACTCCGCGATACAGGCCATCACCCATTTCCGGAGTATAATAGGATGTTTGATCAAACGCAAACAACTTGCCTTTATGTCGAATCGGGCCCCATGTTTTTTCCAACATTTCAAGAACGGCAAGGTCCCATTGGGATCCCTTCTGGAGTACAAAGGCGATCA
This window contains:
- a CDS encoding DUF4416 family protein, encoding MKASQFSEQAQLIAFVLQKGSQWDLAVLEMLEKTWGPIRHKGKLFAFDQTSYYTPEMGDGLYRGVLSFVKTISPETIVDEKERSNALELTTATSDNPDHRHVNIDIGYMDLDKVVLPSYKRGPFKLYGGKGVWLDMLLTYAKGEFHPTAWAFEDFKRNPYQHDLQLIRERYKKAGGGKV